The proteins below come from a single Faecalibaculum rodentium genomic window:
- the atpG gene encoding ATP synthase F1 subunit gamma, translated as MAASRQDIKARIASVDSTKKITKAMQLVASSKLTRQRERMEANRTYAKAMHELFDRICEGMGKRSVWVTPAEGKPAVVFVITSDMGLCGGYNANVCRTVAADLDPRDEIVVIGSRGAAWFGSHPGYHILDTVADLNDDDAYLVLSKLMDDALHRYEAGEISKIQVLYTHYKNTLTFVPTLVTILPVAPQAAKTGGADTIYEPSQAAMTDKVIPMAARSLLYSLYLESKTSEQASRRMAMESATDNATELQEQLELEYNRIRQGAITQEITEIVSGANALV; from the coding sequence ATGGCGGCAAGTAGACAGGACATCAAGGCGCGCATCGCTTCGGTGGACTCGACGAAAAAAATCACCAAGGCAATGCAGCTGGTGGCCAGCAGCAAGCTGACCAGACAGCGGGAGCGCATGGAAGCAAACCGGACCTATGCCAAGGCCATGCATGAACTGTTTGACAGAATCTGCGAGGGCATGGGAAAACGATCTGTCTGGGTGACCCCGGCAGAAGGAAAACCGGCGGTGGTGTTTGTGATCACGAGCGACATGGGGCTTTGCGGCGGCTACAATGCCAATGTATGCCGGACTGTGGCTGCGGATCTCGACCCCAGGGATGAAATCGTGGTGATTGGTTCCAGGGGCGCTGCCTGGTTTGGCTCGCATCCCGGATATCACATCCTGGATACTGTTGCGGATCTCAATGACGATGACGCCTATCTGGTGCTCTCCAAGCTCATGGATGACGCCCTGCACCGGTATGAAGCAGGCGAGATCTCGAAGATCCAGGTCCTGTACACGCATTACAAAAACACGCTGACCTTTGTCCCGACTCTGGTCACGATCCTGCCGGTCGCACCGCAGGCGGCAAAAACCGGTGGTGCGGATACGATCTATGAACCGTCCCAGGCGGCAATGACGGACAAAGTCATTCCCATGGCAGCCAGAAGCCTGCTGTATTCCCTGTATCTCGAGAGCAAGACCTCGGAACAGGCGAGCCGGCGCATGGCCATGGAAAGCGCCACAGACAACGCCACGGAGCTGCAGGAACAGCTGGAGCTGGAATACAACCGGATCCGCCAGGGTGCGATCACGCAGGAGATCACGGAGATCGTCAGCGGCGCCAACGCGCTTGTATAA
- the atpD gene encoding F0F1 ATP synthase subunit beta, translated as MAATNIGKVSQVMGPVVDVRFEQNHLPDLLTAIEIKRPGEPDLTVEVAQGIGADTVRCIAMGSTDGLVRGMEAVDTGKPIQAPVGENILGRMFNVLGQPIDGLGDVQTEEKMPIHRKAPSFDEQSTSSAVLETGIKVIDLLCPYAKGGKIGLFGGAGVGKTVLIQELIHNIAKEHGGRSVVVGVGERTREGNDMYWEMKESGVLDKTVLVYGQMNESPGARMRVGLTGLTMAEYFRDVDHQDVLLFIDNIFRFTQAGSEVSALLGRVPSAVGYQPTLATEMGQLQERITSTKDGSITSIQAVYVPADDLTDPAPATTFSHLDAKTVLSRDIAALGIYPAVDPLDSSSRILDPLVVGDRHYKVARDVQSLLQRYKELQDIIAILGMDELSEEDKKVVNRARRVRNFLSQPFNVAEVFSGISGTYVPVEKTVDDFEKILAGEYDDLPEQAFLMVGTIEDAIAKAKEIQGEAQ; from the coding sequence ATGGCTGCAACCAATATTGGAAAAGTATCACAGGTCATGGGACCTGTTGTGGATGTCAGGTTCGAGCAGAACCATCTGCCCGATCTCCTGACAGCCATTGAAATCAAACGCCCCGGAGAACCGGACCTGACAGTGGAAGTGGCACAGGGCATTGGTGCGGACACAGTCCGCTGCATTGCCATGGGCAGCACAGACGGCCTGGTGCGGGGCATGGAAGCCGTGGATACGGGCAAGCCGATCCAGGCGCCAGTGGGCGAAAACATTCTGGGGCGCATGTTCAATGTCCTGGGACAGCCCATTGACGGACTGGGGGATGTGCAGACCGAGGAAAAGATGCCCATTCACCGCAAGGCGCCGTCCTTTGATGAACAGTCCACATCCAGTGCCGTTCTGGAAACCGGCATCAAGGTCATCGACCTGCTGTGCCCGTATGCCAAGGGCGGCAAGATTGGTCTGTTCGGCGGTGCGGGCGTGGGCAAGACCGTCCTGATCCAGGAGCTGATCCACAACATTGCCAAGGAACACGGCGGGCGTTCTGTCGTCGTGGGTGTCGGCGAACGCACACGTGAAGGCAACGACATGTACTGGGAGATGAAGGAATCCGGTGTACTGGACAAGACCGTCCTGGTGTATGGCCAGATGAACGAATCTCCCGGAGCGCGCATGCGTGTGGGCCTGACCGGCCTGACCATGGCAGAGTACTTCCGGGATGTGGATCACCAGGATGTGCTGCTGTTTATCGACAACATCTTCCGGTTCACCCAGGCGGGATCCGAGGTTTCGGCCCTGCTGGGTCGTGTGCCTTCGGCGGTGGGCTATCAGCCGACGCTGGCCACGGAAATGGGCCAGCTGCAGGAGCGGATCACGTCCACGAAAGACGGATCCATCACCTCCATCCAGGCGGTCTATGTACCGGCGGATGATTTGACAGACCCTGCTCCGGCCACAACGTTCTCGCACCTGGATGCCAAGACTGTTCTGTCCCGTGACATTGCAGCCCTGGGCATTTATCCGGCGGTGGATCCCCTGGATTCCAGTTCCCGGATCCTGGATCCGCTGGTGGTTGGCGACCGCCACTACAAGGTGGCCCGCGACGTGCAGTCCCTTCTGCAGAGGTACAAGGAACTGCAGGACATCATTGCGATCCTGGGCATGGATGAACTCTCGGAAGAGGACAAGAAAGTCGTCAATCGCGCGCGTCGTGTTCGCAACTTCCTGTCCCAGCCCTTCAATGTGGCCGAGGTGTTCTCCGGCATTTCCGGTACCTACGTGCCGGTGGAGAAAACCGTGGATGACTTCGAGAAGATCCTGGCAGGGGAGTATGACGATTTGCCCGAGCAGGCCTTCCTGATGGTGGGCACCATCGAGGATGCCATCGCCAAGGCGAAGGAAATCCAGGGTGAGGCTCAGTGA
- the atpC gene encoding ATP synthase F1 subunit epsilon: MIELKVVTPRGVYTDLDCQSVHLKSSEGEFTILPHHMPIITDVVPCRLVVKTDGGDTLEYAMSTGFMQFADDKMLILADAIEGKGEIDLERAQAAYKRARERLEKKDSHTNMKRAELSLQRAINRIHVGS; encoded by the coding sequence GTGATTGAACTGAAGGTCGTCACACCCCGGGGTGTCTATACCGATCTGGACTGCCAGAGCGTGCACCTGAAGAGCAGCGAAGGCGAGTTCACGATCCTGCCCCACCACATGCCGATCATTACGGACGTTGTTCCCTGCCGGCTGGTGGTGAAGACCGATGGCGGCGATACACTGGAGTATGCCATGTCCACCGGATTCATGCAGTTTGCGGATGACAAAATGCTGATTCTGGCGGATGCCATCGAGGGCAAGGGAGAAATCGATCTGGAACGTGCCCAGGCTGCCTACAAACGGGCCAGGGAGCGTCTGGAGAAGAAGGATTCCCATACAAACATGAAACGGGCAGAGCTGTCCCTGCAGCGTGCGATCAACCGGATCCACGTGGGCAGCTGA
- a CDS encoding GNAT family N-acetyltransferase — translation MIRPEEKIRELCRAVILETDRLVLQPLTLDDRPALCAILQDDRTMIHYGGAFDEAMTDAWLKRRWTGMKPSGSVSGGSSAKVTA, via the coding sequence ATGATTCGTCCTGAAGAGAAAATCAGAGAGCTGTGCCGGGCTGTGATTCTGGAGACAGACCGTCTTGTGCTGCAGCCGCTGACCCTGGATGACCGTCCGGCTCTGTGCGCCATCCTGCAGGATGACAGAACCATGATCCACTATGGAGGCGCATTTGACGAAGCCATGACAGATGCATGGCTTAAGCGTCGCTGGACTGGTATGAAGCCTTCGGGATCGGTCTCTGGGGGGTCATCCGCAAAAGTGACGGCGTGA
- a CDS encoding GNAT family N-acetyltransferase, whose translation MIGQCGLIWQPWKNRQVLEIGYLFNRKYWHLGYAAEAAAACRDLALDRLQAEEVCCIIRDSNEPSQKTALGIGMKPQDGEVRHCRGQDMPHTRCVLSRRLREGQEA comes from the coding sequence ATGATCGGACAGTGCGGCCTGATCTGGCAGCCCTGGAAAAACCGGCAGGTGCTGGAAATTGGATACCTGTTCAACCGGAAGTACTGGCATCTTGGGTATGCAGCAGAAGCGGCAGCAGCCTGCCGCGATCTGGCACTGGACCGGCTGCAGGCAGAAGAAGTCTGCTGCATCATCCGGGATTCCAATGAGCCTTCGCAGAAAACAGCCCTGGGGATCGGAATGAAGCCTCAGGATGGAGAAGTCAGGCATTGCCGCGGGCAGGACATGCCCCATACCCGGTGTGTTCTTTCACGAAGGCTGCGCGAAGGACAGGAAGCTTAG
- a CDS encoding YdcF family protein, with protein MFVVVSLFLAAASIWFAAVMIKEPRSLWSGASFLFLLLQLAVWLMTILFMNSEKIMNNRFVMLVLAISLMLVMVVLLMFPAAFIGIFFAEGIKNIRREGLRPANALSLLFAAGLVVYLFIWPAIVAQIRNTWLFAFSVILSIAVTWLLGIFAVFCFSALLNLIHMKKNRHLDQVVVLGSGLMGDRLTPLLKGRIDRGIQVLGYNPDAILILSGGQGPGEDLPEGQAMAAYALEQGVDRDRVRIEDKSLNTEQNLLYSRQLFQGPKTAIVTNRYHVFRALVLACMQGMPAIGYGSPTKWYFTLNAILREYVGYLKLTWKRQLLVIAVLSVPVLMLACVSA; from the coding sequence ATGTTTGTTGTTGTCAGTCTGTTTCTGGCGGCTGCCTCGATCTGGTTTGCGGCTGTCATGATCAAAGAACCCCGCAGTCTGTGGAGCGGGGCATCGTTTCTGTTCCTGCTGCTGCAGCTGGCCGTCTGGCTCATGACAATCCTGTTCATGAACTCGGAGAAAATCATGAACAACCGCTTTGTCATGCTGGTCCTCGCCATTTCGCTGATGCTGGTCATGGTGGTGCTGCTCATGTTTCCTGCTGCATTCATCGGCATCTTTTTTGCGGAGGGAATCAAAAACATCCGCAGGGAAGGGCTGCGGCCCGCCAATGCCCTGTCGCTGCTCTTTGCCGCAGGGCTGGTGGTCTATCTGTTCATCTGGCCGGCGATCGTGGCGCAGATCCGCAACACCTGGCTGTTTGCCTTCTCGGTCATCCTGTCCATTGCCGTCACCTGGCTGCTCGGCATCTTTGCGGTCTTCTGTTTCTCCGCCCTGCTCAATCTCATTCATATGAAGAAAAACCGTCATCTGGACCAGGTGGTGGTACTCGGATCCGGGCTCATGGGAGACAGACTTACACCGTTGCTGAAGGGCCGCATTGACCGGGGAATCCAGGTGCTGGGATACAACCCCGATGCCATCCTGATTCTCTCCGGGGGACAGGGACCGGGGGAGGATCTGCCGGAAGGACAGGCCATGGCTGCCTATGCGCTGGAACAGGGGGTTGACCGGGACAGGGTGCGAATTGAAGACAAGTCCCTGAACACAGAGCAGAACCTTCTGTATTCCAGACAGCTGTTTCAGGGACCGAAAACGGCCATTGTCACCAACCGCTATCATGTATTCCGGGCGCTGGTGCTCGCATGCATGCAGGGAATGCCTGCCATTGGGTATGGTTCCCCGACAAAATGGTATTTCACGCTGAACGCCATCCTGCGGGAGTATGTTGGATACCTGAAGCTGACATGGAAGCGCCAGCTGCTGGTCATTGCCGTCCTGTCGGTTCCTGTGCTGATGCTGGCCTGTGTTTCTGCGTGA
- a CDS encoding GrpB family protein — protein sequence MTKTLEDMSLEELWQLFPIVLTSHQDCWKDWYSQEAAALKQLLPAGTKVHHIGSTAVPGIPAKPIVDILACLPMAAEFPACRRVLEKTGWICMSQSDSRMSFNKGYTDTGFADRVFHLHLRLPGDEDELYFRDWLTAHPEDAALYEALKLDLWRKHEHDRDGYTAAKTGFVERITKLARERAGLSARDLP from the coding sequence ATGACGAAAACGCTGGAGGATATGTCGCTGGAAGAGCTCTGGCAGCTGTTTCCCATCGTGCTGACGTCTCACCAGGACTGCTGGAAGGACTGGTACAGCCAAGAAGCGGCAGCGCTGAAACAGCTGCTGCCGGCAGGAACCAAGGTGCATCACATCGGCAGCACTGCGGTGCCGGGCATCCCGGCAAAGCCGATTGTCGATATCCTGGCCTGTCTTCCGATGGCTGCGGAGTTTCCTGCCTGTCGCCGGGTACTGGAGAAAACCGGCTGGATCTGCATGTCGCAGTCAGACAGCCGGATGTCGTTCAACAAAGGATATACTGACACTGGATTTGCCGACAGAGTCTTTCATCTTCATCTGCGGCTGCCCGGAGACGAGGATGAACTGTACTTCCGGGACTGGCTGACTGCCCATCCCGAGGATGCTGCACTGTATGAGGCACTGAAGCTGGATCTCTGGAGGAAACACGAACACGACCGGGATGGATATACAGCAGCCAAAACCGGATTTGTGGAGCGCATCACAAAGCTGGCCAGGGAAAGGGCGGGCCTGTCAGCCAGAGATCTGCCATGA
- a CDS encoding mechanosensitive ion channel family protein → MLSWKESFSPFSTFRENAAGDVVRKTEDLIHHDTFQVLALALAEVVVAWVISDLVKRFCDRAAGKSLNRGIVTFLASFLSITIRILGVIVALDQLGVSMNVIIGAMSGLGVGVALALKNNMASVASGLQILLTRPFKVGDFISIDSSYGTVLAIELTYTTLLTSDNEEVVVPNNTFLTDNMVNYTARDTLRCVLDFPCSSADILRYLPQLTACAAGCSLVLQDPPPVARVNQFQSGGQADLKLIYYCRTNQYWLTRDEVAKAVAGLFEEGTGQTEPANTGISASSCASAAGSPAAENQG, encoded by the coding sequence ATGCTGTCATGGAAAGAGAGTTTCAGCCCATTCAGTACATTCAGGGAAAATGCTGCAGGTGACGTTGTCCGCAAGACCGAGGACCTGATCCATCATGATACATTCCAGGTTCTGGCGCTGGCGCTTGCGGAAGTCGTCGTGGCCTGGGTGATCTCGGATCTCGTGAAGCGGTTCTGCGACAGGGCTGCAGGGAAATCTCTGAACAGGGGAATCGTGACGTTTCTGGCCTCGTTTCTGTCCATCACCATCCGGATCCTGGGGGTGATCGTGGCCCTGGACCAGCTGGGTGTCTCCATGAATGTGATCATCGGCGCCATGTCCGGCCTGGGTGTCGGGGTGGCCCTGGCACTGAAAAACAACATGGCATCGGTGGCCAGCGGACTGCAGATCCTGCTGACCAGGCCGTTCAAGGTCGGGGATTTCATTTCCATCGACTCCAGTTACGGCACGGTCCTGGCCATTGAGCTGACATACACGACGCTGCTGACCAGTGACAACGAGGAAGTGGTGGTTCCCAACAACACGTTTCTGACAGACAACATGGTGAACTACACCGCACGGGATACACTGCGTTGTGTCCTGGATTTTCCCTGCAGTTCAGCGGATATCCTGCGGTATCTGCCGCAACTGACAGCCTGTGCCGCCGGATGCAGCCTGGTGCTCCAGGATCCGCCTCCGGTGGCGAGGGTGAATCAGTTTCAGTCAGGCGGCCAGGCGGATCTCAAGCTGATCTATTACTGCAGGACAAATCAGTACTGGCTGACACGCGACGAGGTTGCCAAAGCGGTGGCGGGCCTGTTCGAAGAGGGAACCGGGCAGACTGAGCCGGCCAATACCGGCATCTCTGCATCGTCCTGCGCATCAGCGGCCGGCTCACCAGCGGCGGAAAACCAGGGATGA
- a CDS encoding diphosphate--fructose-6-phosphate 1-phosphotransferase, which produces MTISPLQKARYQYEPKLPGMLRSGVDKIAVKEGEPTQSVADQETIKSLFPNTYGKNEITFVEGESTASPDKQVVGVILSGGQAPGGHNVICGLYDALKAASPENVLIGFKNGPSGLIDDDFVVFDDEFIDKYRNTGGFDIIGSGRTKLETEEQFKVAADVAKKHGMNAIVIIGGDDSNTNAAVLAEYMAAHDTGVQVIGAPKTIDGDLKNDDIEASFGFDTATKTYAELIGNIERDANSAKKYWHFIKVMGRSASHVALEAALQTQPNICLISEEVAAKKMSLSEIADYIADSVEKRAANGDNFGVAIIPEGVVEFVPEFSALIAEINELLAGAKADEFNALPTWKEKYEFIKNGLTKESFEVFDILPENIQQQLFLERDPHGNVQVSLIESEKLFSALVANKLKERKEKGTYKGKFSPLHHFFGYEGRCAFPSNFDADYCYSLGYNAALLIQNGFTGYLSKISNLSKPAAEWVAGGMPITKMMNIERRHGEDKPVIRKALVELDGKPFQFFADNRDNWAVETAYLYPGAIQYYGPEEVCDLTTKTLKLEQE; this is translated from the coding sequence ATGACTATTTCACCGTTACAGAAAGCCCGTTATCAGTACGAGCCCAAACTGCCCGGCATGCTGCGCAGCGGCGTGGACAAAATTGCCGTCAAGGAAGGCGAACCCACACAGAGTGTTGCCGATCAGGAAACCATCAAGTCCCTGTTCCCGAACACCTATGGAAAGAACGAAATCACGTTCGTGGAAGGCGAGAGCACAGCCAGCCCCGACAAACAGGTGGTCGGTGTGATCCTGTCCGGTGGTCAGGCCCCCGGCGGACACAACGTCATCTGCGGCCTGTATGATGCCCTGAAGGCAGCCAGCCCGGAGAACGTCCTGATCGGGTTCAAGAACGGCCCCAGCGGTCTGATCGACGACGATTTTGTCGTGTTCGATGACGAGTTCATCGACAAGTACCGCAACACCGGCGGCTTTGACATCATTGGTTCCGGCCGTACGAAGCTCGAAACCGAAGAGCAGTTCAAGGTCGCTGCAGATGTCGCCAAAAAGCACGGCATGAACGCCATTGTCATCATTGGCGGTGACGACTCCAACACCAATGCGGCGGTCCTGGCCGAATACATGGCAGCGCATGACACAGGTGTCCAGGTCATCGGTGCCCCCAAGACCATTGACGGAGACCTGAAGAACGACGACATCGAAGCCTCCTTCGGGTTTGACACAGCCACCAAGACTTATGCGGAACTGATCGGCAACATTGAGCGCGATGCCAACTCCGCCAAGAAATACTGGCACTTCATCAAGGTCATGGGCCGTTCCGCTTCCCACGTGGCGCTGGAAGCCGCTCTGCAGACACAGCCCAACATCTGTCTGATTTCCGAGGAAGTGGCTGCGAAGAAAATGTCCCTGTCCGAAATCGCCGACTACATTGCTGATTCCGTTGAAAAACGTGCGGCCAACGGTGACAACTTCGGTGTGGCCATCATTCCGGAGGGTGTGGTTGAATTCGTTCCCGAATTCTCTGCCCTGATTGCCGAGATCAATGAACTGCTGGCCGGTGCAAAGGCAGACGAATTCAATGCCCTGCCGACCTGGAAGGAAAAATACGAGTTTATCAAGAACGGCCTGACAAAGGAATCCTTTGAAGTGTTCGACATTCTGCCGGAAAACATTCAGCAGCAGCTGTTCCTGGAGCGCGATCCCCACGGCAACGTGCAGGTTTCCCTGATCGAGTCCGAGAAGCTGTTCTCCGCCCTGGTGGCCAACAAGCTGAAAGAGCGCAAGGAGAAAGGCACCTACAAGGGCAAGTTCTCCCCGCTGCACCACTTCTTCGGCTATGAAGGACGCTGCGCGTTCCCGTCGAACTTTGATGCAGACTACTGCTACTCCCTGGGCTACAATGCTGCCCTGCTGATCCAGAACGGCTTCACAGGCTATCTGTCCAAGATTTCCAACCTGTCCAAACCGGCGGCTGAATGGGTTGCCGGCGGCATGCCCATCACCAAGATGATGAACATCGAGCGCCGTCATGGCGAGGACAAGCCGGTTATCCGCAAGGCACTGGTGGAACTGGATGGAAAGCCCTTCCAGTTCTTCGCAGACAACCGCGACAACTGGGCTGTGGAGACTGCCTATCTGTATCCGGGTGCGATCCAGTACTATGGACCGGAAGAAGTCTGCGACCTGACGACAAAGACTCTGAAGCTGGAACAGGAATAA
- a CDS encoding GNAT family N-acetyltransferase, with the protein MKEMRSEADRQHPVQLETDRLILRPWKQEDAEELFGLACDPEIGPAAGWSPHQTLEDSRQVLEHVLMVSGTWAVVLKATGKPAGNISLLQGKQANLCLAEGEAEIGYWIGRAYWGQGLIPEAAQALIAHGREDLALTRIWCGWFDGNEKSRRVQEKLGFRYDRTESDVPCAIPGVLHTVHVSRLDLQP; encoded by the coding sequence ATGAAGGAAATGCGTAGTGAGGCAGACAGACAGCATCCTGTACAGCTGGAAACTGATCGCCTGATCCTGCGGCCCTGGAAGCAGGAGGATGCCGAAGAGCTGTTTGGACTGGCCTGTGATCCTGAAATCGGACCCGCAGCCGGGTGGTCCCCGCATCAGACTCTGGAAGACAGCCGCCAGGTACTGGAACATGTGCTGATGGTGTCCGGAACCTGGGCTGTGGTGCTGAAAGCCACAGGAAAACCCGCAGGAAACATCTCGCTTCTGCAGGGAAAGCAGGCCAATCTCTGTCTTGCTGAAGGCGAGGCGGAAATCGGTTACTGGATCGGCCGCGCGTACTGGGGCCAGGGGCTGATTCCGGAAGCGGCTCAGGCCCTGATTGCTCATGGCCGGGAGGATCTTGCGCTGACCAGGATCTGGTGCGGCTGGTTTGACGGCAATGAAAAATCCAGGCGGGTGCAGGAAAAACTGGGATTCCGGTATGACCGAACGGAGTCGGATGTGCCCTGTGCGATCCCTGGCGTGCTGCATACCGTTCATGTCAGCCGACTGGACCTGCAACCCTGA
- a CDS encoding ammonium transporter, translating into MIEEAISQIFGIWYLIGAALVFFMQAGFAMVEAGFTRAKNAGNIIMKNTMDFCLGTVAFLILGFSLLCGAQGNAFVGWGGHPLTDFAGTDWSTFTFNLVFCATAATIVSGAMAERTKFISYCVYSFVISLLIYPVEAHWVWGPDGWLTAMGFHDFAGSAVIHFAGGLCALIGASMLGARIGKFKDGKPMGIPGHNIVIGALGVFILWFGWYGFNGAAATSGLQLATIFATTTVAPALAACTVMGFTWIKYGKPDVSMTLNGALAGLVAITAGCDAVNVWGACIIGIVSGFICCFLVWLLDYKLHVDDPVGAVAVHFGNGLWGTLAVGLFACGTETMPEAAGLFYGGGFHQLGIQALGLLCIGVWTGVTIWLTFFCIKKTIGLRVTPHEEIEGLDKEEHGLESAYGGFVFETETAPYADVEVAIPADSRTPVVEVRDAVPARKVAGEGDMSKVTIITKPDKFEALKKEMDKIGIGGMTVTNVMGMGVQKGQKHYYRGAEVESRLLPKMKVEIVVSEVPVQAVVDAARHALYTGSMGDGKIFVYDVNDVIRISSGETGKDALQYED; encoded by the coding sequence ATGATCGAAGAAGCAATCAGCCAGATCTTTGGTATCTGGTACCTGATCGGAGCCGCACTGGTATTCTTCATGCAGGCGGGATTCGCCATGGTGGAAGCAGGGTTCACACGGGCCAAGAACGCCGGCAACATCATCATGAAGAACACCATGGACTTCTGTCTGGGGACAGTGGCATTCCTGATCCTGGGATTCAGCCTGCTGTGCGGCGCACAGGGCAATGCATTTGTGGGATGGGGCGGTCATCCGCTGACAGACTTTGCCGGCACTGACTGGAGCACCTTCACCTTCAACCTGGTATTCTGCGCCACTGCAGCGACCATCGTATCCGGTGCCATGGCGGAGCGTACCAAATTCATTTCCTACTGCGTCTACTCCTTCGTGATCAGTCTCCTGATCTACCCTGTGGAAGCCCACTGGGTATGGGGACCGGATGGCTGGCTGACAGCTATGGGCTTCCACGATTTCGCAGGCAGCGCCGTGATTCACTTCGCCGGCGGCCTGTGTGCCCTGATTGGGGCATCGATGCTCGGTGCCCGCATTGGCAAGTTCAAGGACGGAAAGCCCATGGGCATTCCCGGTCACAACATTGTCATCGGTGCCCTGGGTGTCTTCATCCTGTGGTTTGGCTGGTATGGCTTCAACGGTGCGGCTGCCACAAGCGGTCTGCAGCTGGCCACGATTTTCGCCACAACCACCGTGGCACCGGCTCTGGCGGCCTGCACAGTGATGGGTTTTACCTGGATCAAGTACGGCAAACCGGATGTATCCATGACACTGAACGGTGCGCTGGCCGGTCTGGTGGCCATCACCGCCGGATGCGACGCCGTCAACGTGTGGGGCGCCTGCATCATCGGCATTGTGTCCGGCTTTATCTGCTGTTTCCTGGTGTGGCTGCTGGATTACAAACTGCATGTGGATGATCCCGTCGGTGCCGTGGCCGTACATTTCGGCAACGGCCTCTGGGGTACCCTGGCTGTGGGACTGTTTGCCTGCGGTACAGAAACCATGCCCGAAGCAGCTGGTCTGTTCTACGGCGGCGGATTCCACCAGCTGGGTATTCAGGCTCTTGGTCTGCTCTGCATCGGTGTCTGGACGGGTGTCACGATCTGGCTGACATTCTTCTGCATCAAAAAGACCATCGGTCTTCGTGTCACGCCGCATGAAGAAATTGAAGGTCTGGACAAGGAAGAACATGGTCTGGAAAGTGCCTATGGCGGATTTGTGTTTGAAACCGAAACAGCACCCTATGCGGATGTGGAAGTCGCCATTCCCGCGGATTCCAGGACTCCGGTGGTTGAGGTCCGGGATGCTGTTCCTGCCCGCAAAGTGGCCGGTGAAGGCGATATGTCAAAGGTGACGATCATCACCAAGCCCGACAAGTTCGAGGCGCTGAAGAAAGAAATGGACAAGATCGGCATCGGCGGCATGACGGTGACCAATGTCATGGGCATGGGTGTTCAGAAAGGCCAGAAGCACTATTATCGCGGGGCAGAGGTCGAGAGCCGTCTGCTGCCGAAGATGAAGGTCGAAATCGTGGTCTCCGAGGTGCCTGTCCAGGCAGTGGTGGATGCTGCAAGACATGCACTGTATACCGGCAGCATGGGCGATGGCAAGATCTTTGTCTACGACGTCAACGACGTGATCCGGATCTCCAGCGGCGAGACCGGCAAGGATGCCCTGCAGTACGAAGACTGA